Proteins found in one Calditerricola satsumensis genomic segment:
- the dusB gene encoding tRNA dihydrouridine synthase DusB yields the protein MTLRIGNVELDNNVVLAPMAGVCNPAFRLIAKEFGCGLVCAEMVSDKGIVYGNRKTLQMLYVDERERPLSLQIFGGDKETLVEAAKYVDQYTNADIIDINMGCPVPKIVNCDAGAKWLLYPERIEDLIRSITRVVRKPVTVKMRIGWDEDHIYVVDNAKAVEAGGGAAVTVHGRTRKQMYTGKANWDYIRQVKEAVRIPVIGNGDVKTPEDAKRMLDTTGCDGVMIGRAALGNPWMLYRTVHYLKTGELLPEPTPREKVEIALLHMDRLIQLKGETVGVREMRKHAAWYLKGLPGAAKVKDLVNQQETREGMARVLLEYVEALEKKQEVQEAVPVA from the coding sequence ATGACGCTCCGCATCGGCAACGTGGAATTGGATAACAACGTCGTGCTGGCACCCATGGCCGGGGTGTGCAATCCGGCTTTCCGCCTCATCGCCAAGGAATTCGGCTGCGGCCTGGTGTGCGCCGAGATGGTGAGCGACAAGGGCATCGTCTACGGCAATCGGAAGACGTTGCAGATGCTGTATGTCGACGAGCGCGAACGGCCCCTTTCCCTGCAGATTTTCGGTGGGGACAAGGAAACGCTGGTGGAAGCGGCGAAATATGTCGACCAATATACGAACGCCGACATCATCGACATCAACATGGGCTGCCCGGTGCCCAAGATCGTCAATTGCGACGCCGGGGCCAAGTGGCTCCTCTATCCGGAGCGGATTGAGGACCTCATTCGCAGCATCACCCGGGTGGTTCGCAAGCCGGTTACGGTGAAGATGCGCATCGGCTGGGACGAAGACCACATCTACGTCGTCGACAACGCCAAGGCCGTCGAAGCCGGCGGCGGCGCGGCGGTCACCGTCCACGGCCGGACGCGCAAGCAGATGTACACGGGCAAAGCCAATTGGGACTACATCCGCCAGGTGAAAGAGGCGGTGCGCATTCCCGTCATCGGCAACGGCGACGTGAAAACACCGGAAGACGCCAAGCGCATGCTCGACACCACCGGCTGTGACGGCGTGATGATCGGCCGCGCGGCACTGGGGAACCCGTGGATGCTGTACCGCACCGTTCATTACCTCAAGACGGGGGAACTGTTGCCCGAACCGACGCCGCGCGAGAAGGTGGAGATCGCCCTTCTGCACATGGACCGCTTGATCCAGCTGAAGGGCGAGACGGTCGGCGTGCGCGAGATGCGCAAACATGCCGCGTGGTACCTGAAGGGGCTTCCCGGCGCGGCGAAGGTGAAGGACCTTGTCAACCAGCAGGAAACGCGCGAAGGCATGGCCCGCGTGTTGCTGGAGTACGTGGAGGCGC